A portion of the Leptospira noumeaensis genome contains these proteins:
- a CDS encoding SDR family NAD(P)-dependent oxidoreductase — MSEFYKDEWVWITGASSGIGKELVSQAYKQKAKVLLASRKTKTLEALAKELQLEKGRYAVEKLDLEDYKSTAVFAKRCLQKYGIPKVVIHNGGISQRSLTKETNLITLEKIMNTNFYGAAEMTRTMLPEIVGKKEVHFAVISSVAGKLGSPLRSAYSASKFALVGFFHCLRSEEERNGIFVTMVYPGFIQTNISKNALTGDGSTTGTMDSVIAAGLPVQLCAHRILHAVANKQREVVISGIKEKFGLFLQAVYPSLFFKMIQKAKVR; from the coding sequence ATGAGCGAATTTTATAAAGACGAATGGGTTTGGATTACGGGAGCCTCTTCTGGAATTGGAAAAGAACTTGTTAGTCAGGCATACAAACAGAAAGCAAAAGTGTTACTTGCTTCTCGAAAAACAAAAACACTTGAGGCCCTTGCAAAAGAACTCCAATTAGAAAAAGGACGTTATGCGGTTGAAAAATTAGATCTAGAAGATTATAAATCTACTGCAGTTTTTGCGAAACGTTGTCTACAGAAATATGGAATTCCAAAAGTTGTCATTCATAATGGTGGGATTAGTCAAAGATCTTTAACAAAAGAAACAAACTTGATCACTCTTGAAAAAATTATGAACACAAATTTTTATGGTGCGGCCGAAATGACTCGGACAATGTTACCGGAAATTGTTGGGAAAAAAGAAGTTCATTTTGCAGTGATTTCTAGTGTGGCGGGTAAATTGGGAAGTCCACTTCGATCAGCCTATTCTGCCTCCAAATTCGCGTTAGTCGGATTTTTTCATTGTTTACGTTCAGAAGAAGAACGCAATGGAATCTTTGTGACTATGGTGTATCCTGGTTTTATCCAAACAAACATTTCTAAAAATGCACTGACAGGGGACGGATCCACTACCGGAACTATGGATTCAGTAATTGCTGCGGGTTTACCAGTTCAGTTATGTGCACATAGAATTTTACATGCAGTTGCCAACAAACAACGTGAAGTTGTGATCTCTGGAATTAAAGAAAAATTTGGGTTGTTTTTACAAGCAGTATACCCTTCTTTATTTTTTAAAATGATTCAAAAAGCAAAGGTAAGATAA
- a CDS encoding neutral/alkaline non-lysosomal ceramidase N-terminal domain-containing protein gives MQFRILSVVLLCFSLPLWSEESPVYLAAMAKKDITGPSVGVMFWGYAREDQTGLGIHTRQFARSLVIRDQNSKKLLAYVTAEVGGIPFEIQRDVVKRLQAEVDPGFGYGNVLINASHTHSGPAGHFHYSEVSFYSKEFYSESYAVLRDGIFESIRDAYLKMKPAELTIGKAFVGEAGVNRSLSAYLANPELERKQYSDNIDREMVQLTVSVAGIPIGLVNWYGVHPTNITFDNRLISSDNKGIASLLSEAEAKKQGLNGFVAIFAQANEGDVSPNLNLDNTGPGKDIYDSSFIIGKRQFLASQQILKSSGKRLSGGISFTQRFIDMSQHPVSPEFSGTGKIETTCPSAYGYAFAAGSTEEGGGHFLFHEGMTNKNRRFYIDWIAKFMLQSPSEELRECQNPKAVLFPMGETKPLPSLPQILPYGLVLVGDLTILVMPHEVTTMSSRRLKKEVQSVLKDKSSEIVLSGLTNDFSGYITTPEEYSTQNYEGGHTLHGPQSLNALRQEFHKMSLELKNGSPTTLNAIKPLDLSDKVHPLKVPGSDSVSSKPQTIIQSSAESYGKGELVTCRVEAVNPNVGYPNVASYLWVETKEKSDWDPVRSDADFDTKFIYQKRGLWGRAEESVELIWETSADTSPGEYRLVHEGIYLNKEGVRSPYRIECPSFRIGEGGK, from the coding sequence ATGCAGTTTCGAATTTTATCCGTTGTACTTTTATGTTTCTCTCTCCCTCTTTGGTCTGAGGAGAGTCCGGTATATTTAGCAGCCATGGCTAAAAAAGATATCACAGGGCCGTCTGTGGGTGTTATGTTCTGGGGTTATGCACGGGAAGACCAAACGGGGCTTGGAATTCACACCAGGCAGTTTGCTCGTTCGCTTGTGATTAGAGACCAAAACTCCAAAAAACTTTTGGCCTATGTAACTGCCGAGGTTGGAGGGATTCCCTTTGAAATCCAAAGGGATGTGGTCAAAAGGCTTCAGGCGGAAGTGGATCCAGGATTTGGTTATGGGAATGTTCTCATCAATGCATCTCACACTCATAGTGGGCCTGCAGGGCATTTTCATTATTCCGAAGTTTCCTTTTATTCAAAAGAATTTTATTCTGAGTCTTATGCTGTTTTGAGAGATGGGATTTTTGAATCGATTCGAGATGCCTATTTGAAAATGAAACCAGCAGAGTTGACCATTGGAAAGGCTTTTGTGGGAGAAGCCGGAGTCAATAGAAGTCTTTCTGCTTATCTTGCTAATCCAGAACTAGAAAGAAAACAATATTCGGATAATATTGATCGAGAGATGGTGCAACTAACAGTATCGGTGGCAGGAATTCCCATTGGTCTTGTTAATTGGTATGGTGTCCATCCAACGAATATCACTTTTGACAATCGTTTGATTTCTTCGGACAATAAGGGAATTGCTTCTTTACTTTCTGAAGCAGAAGCCAAAAAACAAGGGTTAAATGGCTTTGTAGCTATTTTTGCGCAAGCAAATGAAGGTGACGTTTCTCCTAACCTAAATCTTGACAATACTGGTCCCGGAAAAGACATTTATGATAGCAGTTTTATCATTGGGAAAAGACAGTTTTTGGCTAGCCAACAGATCCTAAAATCATCCGGCAAACGACTATCAGGTGGTATTTCTTTTACGCAACGATTCATTGATATGAGTCAACATCCTGTAAGTCCTGAATTTTCTGGTACTGGGAAGATAGAAACTACTTGTCCATCCGCTTATGGTTATGCATTTGCTGCTGGTTCCACAGAAGAAGGAGGAGGACATTTTTTATTCCATGAAGGGATGACGAATAAAAATAGAAGGTTCTATATTGATTGGATCGCAAAGTTTATGTTGCAGTCTCCTTCTGAAGAACTTAGAGAATGCCAAAATCCGAAAGCAGTTTTATTTCCTATGGGAGAAACAAAACCTCTTCCCAGTTTGCCACAAATTCTACCTTATGGACTCGTGTTAGTTGGTGATTTGACAATTTTAGTGATGCCACATGAAGTCACAACGATGTCTAGCAGACGATTGAAAAAAGAAGTTCAATCTGTATTAAAAGATAAATCATCTGAGATTGTTCTCTCTGGACTTACGAATGATTTTTCAGGGTATATTACAACTCCTGAAGAATACTCCACTCAAAACTACGAAGGTGGTCATACATTACATGGGCCACAAAGTTTAAATGCGTTAAGACAAGAATTTCATAAGATGTCTTTGGAATTAAAAAATGGAAGTCCTACAACATTAAACGCCATCAAACCATTGGATTTATCAGACAAAGTTCATCCATTGAAGGTTCCTGGTTCTGATTCTGTTTCTTCCAAACCACAAACTATCATCCAATCCAGTGCGGAGTCATACGGCAAAGGAGAACTGGTTACTTGTCGAGTGGAGGCAGTAAACCCTAACGTCGGTTACCCTAATGTGGCTTCTTATTTATGGGTTGAGACAAAAGAAAAATCCGATTGGGATCCCGTTCGATCCGATGCCGACTTCGATACAAAGTTCATTTACCAAAAACGAGGACTTTGGGGAAGGGCAGAAGAAAGTGTAGAACTTATTTGGGAAACGAGTGCTGATACATCTCCAGGGGAATACCGATTGGTTCACGAGGGAATTTATTTAAATAAGGAGGGGGTTCGTTCTCCTTACCGTATAGAATGTCCAAGTTTTCGTATTGGGGAGGGTGGGAAGTAA
- a CDS encoding DUF3817 domain-containing protein — MFSLLQTKLGRFRILAFLEGLSFLAILFVTMPLKYLYQNPEPNKIVGLVHGLLFLLYLVELFQVKVELEWKAKKTLLAALASVVPFGTFIAEKYLYLKSDADETIP; from the coding sequence ATGTTTTCTTTACTCCAAACCAAACTGGGCAGATTCCGAATTTTAGCCTTTTTGGAGGGACTTTCTTTTCTCGCCATCCTCTTTGTAACGATGCCTCTAAAGTATCTCTACCAAAATCCTGAACCAAACAAAATTGTTGGTCTTGTTCACGGGTTATTATTCCTACTATATTTAGTAGAATTATTCCAAGTCAAAGTAGAGTTGGAATGGAAGGCCAAAAAAACTTTACTCGCGGCACTGGCTTCCGTGGTTCCTTTTGGAACTTTTATTGCGGAAAAGTATTTATACTTAAAGTCTGATGCAGATGAGACCATTCCTTAA
- a CDS encoding 7TM diverse intracellular signaling domain-containing protein has translation MQMRPFLKHSLKITFVFFLLTESIWSIDLSEIFDKKSIGREIWILEDKSKSLTIEDVLKEETNQKFTLSKEEIPNFGQTNFYYWIKIPLENKNKTPVNRLLEIDYSNIDLVEVFSIANNTYQLTDQSGMMFPFSARNINNRNFIYPLELTGETSQTIYIKLYNGGGLSLPLTIWEKESFSSHYANVQHGLGLYYGVMLVMILYNFFIFLSVRDLSYLYYVTYIFGFLGLQLTLTGHGFQYLWPNLPQFQRNGFVFFSGFCVASLILFTKRFLNTKENIPRWLDQTLKVFFIFHLIQIPFTLFFSPEITVKIGLLLTIPVPILIFISAVISFFRKFRAARFFLLAFTVLIVATIIVTFKYLNLIPVTFFTEYGLYIGSASEVILLSIALADRINIMKQEKEVAQSKAIEMQKILTESYARFVPKDFLANLGKDTILDVKLGDQIQKYMAVLFSDIRSFTTLSEQMSPEENFNFINSYLGRMSPIIQKHNGFIDKFIGDAIMALFERNITDAIFAGVDMQLYLKEYNYHRNKQGYVPIQIGIGIHAGSLMLGTIGAEERLEGTVISDTVNLASRVQNLTKIYGAKIAVTEAAIHAIDDKHIQSLEYRFLDRVRVKGKTKPVSVYEILNGDDPIFLEQKLNTKDLYLEATAAYHSENFVEAREKFEAVAKRFPEDKATQLYLKRLFPRTSPVSRIHDEFPEDEE, from the coding sequence ATGCAGATGAGACCATTCCTTAAACACTCTTTAAAGATAACATTTGTATTCTTCCTTCTAACAGAGTCTATTTGGTCTATAGACCTCAGTGAAATTTTTGATAAAAAATCCATCGGAAGAGAAATTTGGATTCTAGAAGATAAATCAAAATCTCTCACAATTGAAGATGTATTGAAGGAAGAAACAAATCAAAAATTTACCCTTTCTAAAGAAGAAATTCCCAACTTTGGACAAACTAACTTTTATTACTGGATCAAAATTCCTTTAGAAAACAAAAACAAAACACCAGTCAATCGTTTGCTTGAAATCGATTACAGCAATATCGATTTAGTAGAAGTTTTTTCTATCGCAAATAACACCTATCAACTAACAGATCAATCAGGGATGATGTTCCCATTCTCAGCAAGAAATATTAACAATAGAAATTTTATATATCCTTTAGAATTAACAGGAGAAACATCCCAAACCATTTACATCAAACTCTACAATGGAGGAGGACTTTCTTTACCTCTAACCATCTGGGAAAAAGAGAGTTTTTCTTCACATTATGCAAATGTCCAACATGGATTAGGATTGTATTATGGGGTTATGTTGGTGATGATCTTATACAATTTTTTTATTTTCTTAAGTGTAAGGGATCTCAGTTATTTATATTACGTAACTTATATCTTTGGGTTTTTAGGATTACAGCTGACACTGACGGGACATGGGTTCCAATATTTATGGCCCAATTTACCTCAATTCCAGAGAAATGGATTTGTATTTTTTTCCGGATTCTGTGTTGCTTCACTCATTTTATTTACAAAACGTTTCCTAAATACAAAGGAAAATATACCAAGATGGTTAGACCAAACACTAAAAGTATTTTTTATCTTCCATCTCATTCAAATCCCATTTACTTTATTCTTTTCACCAGAAATCACAGTAAAAATTGGTTTATTATTAACAATTCCTGTTCCCATTCTGATTTTCATCTCCGCAGTCATTAGTTTTTTCCGTAAGTTTAGGGCGGCACGTTTTTTTCTTCTCGCCTTTACCGTGTTAATTGTCGCGACAATCATTGTTACTTTTAAATACTTAAACTTAATTCCAGTAACCTTTTTCACGGAATATGGTTTATACATTGGGTCTGCCTCTGAAGTAATTCTACTTTCCATTGCCCTTGCCGATAGAATCAACATCATGAAACAGGAGAAAGAAGTTGCCCAGTCCAAAGCAATTGAAATGCAAAAAATTCTTACCGAATCTTACGCACGTTTTGTTCCCAAAGACTTTTTAGCTAATTTAGGAAAAGATACTATTTTGGATGTTAAATTAGGGGATCAAATCCAAAAATATATGGCTGTCCTTTTTAGCGACATTCGTTCTTTCACAACCTTATCGGAACAAATGAGCCCAGAAGAAAACTTCAATTTCATCAATTCTTATTTGGGAAGGATGAGTCCTATCATTCAAAAACACAACGGGTTCATCGATAAATTCATTGGAGATGCAATCATGGCACTCTTTGAAAGAAACATCACCGATGCTATTTTTGCAGGAGTGGACATGCAATTGTATTTAAAAGAATACAACTACCATAGGAATAAACAAGGATATGTTCCCATCCAAATTGGAATCGGCATTCACGCTGGATCTCTAATGTTAGGAACCATCGGCGCAGAAGAAAGATTAGAAGGAACAGTAATTTCAGATACAGTCAATTTGGCTTCACGTGTCCAAAACCTAACAAAAATATATGGTGCCAAAATTGCAGTGACCGAAGCAGCAATCCACGCCATCGATGATAAACACATTCAAAGTCTAGAATATAGATTTTTAGACCGAGTTCGAGTCAAAGGAAAAACGAAACCAGTTTCAGTATACGAAATTCTAAATGGAGACGACCCCATCTTTTTGGAACAAAAACTAAATACAAAAGATTTGTATTTAGAAGCGACCGCAGCCTATCACTCAGAAAATTTTGTAGAAGCTAGGGAAAAATTTGAAGCAGTTGCCAAACGATTCCCCGAAGACAAAGCAACACAGTTATATTTAAAAAGACTGTTCCCTCGAACATCCCCCGTATCTCGCATCCATGACGAATTTCCTGAGGATGAGGAATAA
- a CDS encoding lipid A deacylase LpxR family protein, which produces MKALWFLSLFSFVFTLGINAQAKKVVKKSAPTKAEIPPEIERTIPEPPNQYQIRLTMENDAFGGFSDRYYTNGSRLEFHMTAGESNPTRRILGYWNDLFITSSEKTRYLQGFALGQEFYTPTNITKADVSYGDRPYSSRAYFSNSLTTATEDTSITTELEVGMIGPAVGGKSAQMNFHNLIGSPTPQGWDSQIPNSYSGALRTDVRKFHHRFFGTQYNANLGNIQTDFSFGLIFRFGNVDKTPGPGTSALQPGPPILHEDGKGYWYFYINPGGTFQLYNATIQGQIGTDKTYKNQNRNTAFSNWDNYLNNPTPEAGEREIQYRALSEDNGRNSLQRYILFNEFLVKGTNNPYNIGLNYLIFNNIFNGAEDIEQATRVFLLKNLLDQWEQIPDNARALAIYSIFRPEGGKLPPIVRLYSYEVLSQFILDPKQREILLQLLRDEIEYRDEKTYVADLKRAVGFVRAGFVSVSNAGFLFGLHYNYQTIDFQSAKGLPQQHQWIGFQLGQVF; this is translated from the coding sequence ATGAAAGCCTTATGGTTCCTCTCTCTATTCAGCTTTGTTTTCACTTTGGGAATCAATGCCCAGGCAAAGAAAGTGGTCAAAAAATCGGCTCCAACAAAAGCAGAAATTCCACCTGAAATTGAGAGAACCATTCCCGAACCACCTAACCAATACCAAATTCGATTAACAATGGAGAATGATGCTTTCGGAGGATTCTCTGATCGATATTATACCAATGGTTCTCGGTTGGAATTTCATATGACAGCTGGGGAGTCTAACCCTACCCGAAGGATTTTAGGCTATTGGAATGATTTATTTATAACTTCATCAGAAAAAACAAGATACTTACAAGGATTTGCACTTGGGCAGGAATTTTATACACCAACAAACATAACCAAGGCGGATGTTTCTTACGGAGACCGACCTTACTCCAGTCGCGCCTATTTCAGTAATTCCCTAACCACTGCCACCGAAGACACAAGTATCACAACTGAACTAGAAGTAGGAATGATTGGACCAGCTGTGGGTGGTAAGTCGGCACAAATGAACTTTCATAACTTAATTGGCTCACCAACACCACAGGGATGGGACAGTCAGATTCCGAATTCCTATTCAGGGGCGCTAAGAACCGATGTTCGCAAATTCCACCATCGTTTTTTCGGGACTCAATATAACGCAAATTTAGGAAATATCCAAACGGATTTTTCCTTCGGATTAATATTCAGGTTTGGTAATGTAGATAAAACTCCTGGACCTGGAACTTCTGCATTACAACCAGGACCTCCGATCCTCCATGAAGATGGAAAGGGATATTGGTATTTTTATATAAACCCGGGTGGAACATTCCAACTTTATAATGCAACAATCCAAGGACAAATAGGAACAGATAAAACTTATAAAAATCAAAATAGAAATACGGCTTTTAGCAACTGGGACAATTATTTGAATAACCCAACACCAGAAGCAGGCGAAAGAGAAATTCAATACAGAGCCCTCTCGGAAGACAACGGGCGTAATTCTCTTCAAAGATATATTTTGTTTAATGAATTTTTGGTGAAAGGTACGAATAACCCTTATAACATTGGACTCAACTATTTGATTTTTAATAATATCTTTAACGGTGCAGAAGATATTGAACAAGCAACTCGAGTATTTTTACTAAAAAATCTACTCGACCAATGGGAACAAATTCCAGATAACGCACGTGCTTTGGCCATTTATTCCATTTTTAGACCAGAAGGTGGCAAACTACCGCCGATTGTTCGATTATACTCCTACGAAGTTTTGTCACAGTTTATCTTAGATCCCAAACAAAGAGAAATCCTCTTACAGTTGTTACGTGATGAAATAGAATACCGAGATGAAAAAACTTATGTAGCAGACTTAAAACGAGCCGTTGGTTTCGTTCGGGCAGGTTTTGTTTCCGTATCCAACGCTGGTTTTTTATTCGGACTCCACTATAATTACCAAACCATTGACTTTCAATCGGCAAAAGGTTTACCACAACAACACCAGTGGATAGGTTTCCAATTAGGCCAAGTTTTCTAA
- a CDS encoding MFS transporter, with amino-acid sequence MNNHNLGGRLWSVLILFGLVGQIAWAVENIYFNLFIYNTISKSTSSVTLMVQLSGIVATFTTLIAGILTDKLGNRKYFISIGYLLWGLLTLSFAFISKENTAEWFQLSDSTQIISLTITIVITLDCIMTAFGSTSNDAAFNAYVTDNTGEARSLAEGVLSAMPLLAMLIVAGGFGIIVNALGYPGLFVSVGTMMSVSGLIGIWLIKDNPNLKKQDTNFLSDISYGFKINVIRENRRLYLYFLAMGIYGIASQIYMPYLIIYMQEYLQFDVIQYSIVLAGVILGASLITVLLGKSFDGKNKDKLLIYFSILYIFGMLSLYVMSKTIDLNLKTQVMWFTGFTSLILITGFVQVLALLGAQIRDNTPTENTGKLQGIRMIFFVLIPMYIGPMIGEFINERTNLTYVDPVNGLTAHVPSPEIFLFGAIVCFFIFIPISLLFQGKQSK; translated from the coding sequence ATGAACAATCACAATTTAGGTGGACGACTTTGGTCTGTACTCATTCTATTTGGTCTCGTTGGACAAATTGCTTGGGCAGTAGAAAATATCTATTTTAACTTATTTATTTATAATACCATTTCAAAAAGTACTTCATCCGTCACACTGATGGTACAACTCAGTGGGATTGTGGCAACCTTCACCACTCTTATCGCGGGGATCCTAACAGATAAACTGGGAAACAGAAAGTATTTTATTTCGATTGGTTATCTCCTCTGGGGTCTTTTAACACTTTCTTTTGCTTTTATTTCCAAAGAAAATACGGCGGAATGGTTTCAACTTTCTGACTCCACTCAAATCATTAGTCTAACAATCACAATTGTAATTACTCTCGACTGTATCATGACAGCATTCGGATCCACTTCTAATGATGCTGCATTTAATGCTTATGTTACAGATAACACGGGCGAGGCGAGAAGTCTGGCAGAGGGTGTTCTTTCCGCAATGCCTCTCCTTGCAATGTTAATTGTTGCCGGAGGATTTGGAATCATTGTAAACGCTCTCGGGTATCCTGGTTTGTTTGTTTCCGTAGGAACTATGATGTCTGTATCAGGCCTCATCGGTATTTGGCTTATCAAAGACAACCCAAACTTAAAGAAACAAGATACAAATTTTCTTTCCGATATTAGTTATGGATTCAAAATCAATGTAATCCGCGAAAACCGAAGGCTTTATCTTTATTTTCTTGCCATGGGGATTTATGGAATCGCCAGTCAAATTTATATGCCTTATCTCATCATTTATATGCAAGAGTATTTACAATTCGATGTTATACAATATTCCATTGTCCTTGCAGGCGTTATCCTTGGAGCTAGTTTGATTACAGTTTTACTTGGAAAAAGTTTTGATGGGAAAAACAAAGATAAATTACTCATTTACTTTTCCATTTTATACATTTTTGGAATGTTATCTTTGTATGTTATGTCAAAAACTATCGACTTAAATCTAAAAACGCAAGTTATGTGGTTTACTGGATTCACAAGTCTAATTTTGATTACAGGATTTGTTCAAGTATTGGCCCTACTAGGAGCACAAATACGAGACAACACACCTACAGAAAACACAGGAAAACTACAAGGAATCAGGATGATCTTTTTTGTTCTAATTCCCATGTACATAGGCCCTATGATTGGCGAGTTTATTAACGAAAGAACCAATCTGACTTATGTCGACCCAGTGAATGGTTTGACGGCGCATGTGCCTTCCCCTGAGATTTTTTTATTCGGTGCCATCGTTTGTTTTTTTATCTTCATTCCTATTTCTCTATTATTTCAAGGCAAACAATCAAAATGA
- a CDS encoding glycoside hydrolase family 2 protein produces the protein MKIPHSEYPRPQLERNSYINLNGEWDLQHGIFGDNTKTQCKIQVPFSPESKASGLGNFILQPEEELIYEREFELSSSFLKDITILHFGAVDYSCTCYINDQEIGSHKGGFLPFQFDISSYIQNGKNKIQVKVTDPTDTGVQSRGKQKLKRGGIWYTPQSGIWQTVWLESVSTDYIKDIKITPNIDTKSVEIILTTNSQDANIQILDGETVIAEVSGNHVNIPIPNMELWSPENPKLYEILIKTTGDTVKSYFGMRKFSIGFDGKFKRLFLNNQPYFHNGLLDQGYWSEGLLTPPSDEAMEKEIKLMKDMGFNMLRKHIKIEPLRWYYHCDRLGILVWQDFVCGGGAYETWKVAYLPFIGWKTKDTKYKFLNRTDEVGRKEFITEMDETVNLLKNTVSLSVWVLFNEGWGQFDSIQLTEKLKTLDNTRTIDSVSGWYDQGKNSSDLKSLHLYYQKLKVPKKDTRVIVLSEFGGYSLKTEGHVYDNEKLFGYKILPDKESLEKEYRSLIEEQLIPLIEKGLSASIYTQVSDVEEEINGLVTYDRKVIKFDIEWMRELNAKISYR, from the coding sequence ATGAAAATTCCTCATTCCGAATACCCGCGACCTCAGTTAGAACGAAATAGTTACATCAATTTAAATGGTGAATGGGATCTTCAACATGGAATTTTTGGTGATAACACAAAAACCCAATGTAAAATCCAAGTCCCCTTCTCCCCCGAATCCAAAGCAAGTGGTCTTGGAAATTTCATTCTACAACCAGAAGAAGAATTAATTTATGAACGAGAATTTGAGTTATCGTCTTCTTTTCTCAAAGATATCACCATACTTCATTTCGGTGCTGTGGATTATAGTTGTACCTGTTATATCAACGATCAGGAAATAGGATCACATAAAGGAGGATTTCTTCCATTCCAATTTGATATTTCTTCCTACATACAAAACGGCAAAAACAAAATCCAAGTAAAAGTTACGGATCCCACCGACACGGGAGTCCAGTCTCGAGGAAAACAAAAATTAAAAAGGGGTGGAATTTGGTATACTCCGCAATCAGGAATTTGGCAAACAGTTTGGTTAGAAAGTGTATCCACTGATTATATAAAAGATATTAAAATCACACCAAATATTGATACAAAGTCTGTAGAAATTATCCTGACTACAAACTCACAGGATGCCAACATACAAATATTAGATGGGGAAACAGTCATCGCAGAAGTTTCAGGTAATCATGTAAATATACCAATTCCAAATATGGAACTCTGGTCCCCAGAAAATCCGAAACTTTATGAGATTCTTATCAAAACGACAGGAGATACGGTTAAATCCTATTTTGGGATGAGAAAATTTTCCATTGGATTCGACGGAAAATTCAAAAGACTATTTCTGAATAATCAACCATACTTCCACAACGGGCTTCTTGACCAAGGTTATTGGTCAGAAGGATTACTCACTCCACCTAGTGATGAAGCAATGGAAAAAGAAATCAAACTAATGAAAGATATGGGTTTTAATATGTTACGTAAACATATTAAAATTGAACCTTTACGTTGGTACTACCATTGTGATAGGTTGGGGATCCTTGTTTGGCAAGATTTTGTTTGCGGAGGTGGAGCTTACGAAACTTGGAAAGTTGCTTATTTACCTTTTATTGGTTGGAAAACTAAAGACACTAAATACAAATTTTTGAACCGAACGGATGAGGTAGGTAGAAAAGAATTTATCACCGAAATGGATGAAACAGTCAATTTACTAAAAAATACTGTGTCACTTTCTGTTTGGGTACTTTTTAACGAAGGTTGGGGACAATTTGACAGCATCCAACTAACCGAAAAACTAAAAACTTTAGACAATACAAGAACCATTGATAGTGTAAGTGGATGGTACGACCAAGGCAAAAACAGCAGTGACTTAAAAAGTTTACATCTATATTATCAAAAATTAAAAGTCCCAAAAAAAGATACTAGAGTTATCGTATTATCCGAATTTGGTGGTTATTCTTTAAAAACAGAGGGGCATGTTTACGATAATGAAAAACTTTTTGGATACAAAATTCTTCCTGACAAAGAAAGTTTAGAAAAAGAATACAGAAGTTTAATCGAAGAACAATTAATTCCCTTAATCGAGAAAGGTCTCAGCGCATCCATCTATACACAAGTCAGCGATGTAGAAGAAGAAATTAACGGGTTAGTCACTTATGATAGAAAAGTCATTAAGTTTGATATAGAATGGATGCGAGAACTCAATGCAAAAATCAGCTACAGGTAG